AAGGCACCCCGGAAGGCACCCCGGAAGGCGCCGCTCAATACGCCCCAGAGACCCCCACCGGTCACCGCAGGTAGGACGCACCGTTCACATCGATGATGGTGCCACTGGTCCACACCGGCGCCTCGGTCGCCAGCCACGCCACGGTGGCCGCGACTTCCTCCGGCTCGGCCACGCGGTTGAACGGACTCTGCGCCCGGATCGCCACACCGCTCTCTCCCTCCAAAGCGGGCCGGCCCATCCGGGTATCCACAAAACCCGGAGCGACGGCGGCGGCGAAGACGCCGTGCGGAGCCAGGGACAGGGCCAGGGACTGGGTGAGCGCGTGCAGTCCGGCCTTGCTGGCCGCATAGGCGGGATTCTCGGGTTCCCCGCGGAACGCCCCGCGCGAGCCCACATTGACCAGCCGGCCGCCGTCGGGCCCCTGCGGACGGGACATCAGGTGGTCGGCCATCAGCCTGCACAGGTTCGCCGGTGCTACCAGGTTCACGTCCAGGGTTTGCCGCCAGGCCTGCTGCCAGTCGGTATAGGACCCGGACGTCACCGGCTGCGCCCGGAACACCCCGGCATTGTTGACCAGCACATCCAACCCGCCCAGGGTCCCCACTGCTTCAGCGAAAACGCGTTCGCATTCCTCCGGCGAGGACAGATCGCCGACGACGACGGCGTGCCCGGTCCCGGGAAGGGCGGCAGCCACCCGGCGGGCCGCCTCGCCGTCGTGACCCGTATGCAGCGCAACTGTGCAGCCGGCCTCCGCGAGGGCCGCTGCGATTGCGGCGCCGATGCCCCGACCCGCTCCGGTGACCAAAATCTTCTTTTCCATGGCTACAGAGCCTACCCGGCTGACCGACTGCACCGGGTCTGACCGACTGCACCGGGGCTTGCCGGCTGCGCCGGGGCTAGCCGGCTGCGCCGGGTCAGGACGGGGAAGGCCGGGACGCTTCCAATGCCGCAATGAGGGTGGCGGCGTCATAGGGCCCGTGATGCCGGCGGGTGCCGACAAAAAACGTGGGTGTGCCGTTCAGGTCCATGGACTCGGCGTCGAGGGCATCATCCAAAACCCGGTTGCTGACCTCGGCGGAGCGCTGGTCCGCCTCGAAGCGTTCCATGTCGAGTCCCACCTCTTCCGCAGCGCGCAGCAGGTCTTCGGGCAGCAGGTCATCCTGGTGCTCAAAGAGGTAGGAGCTGTAGGAACGGAATTGTCCCTGCAGAGCGGCTGCCTCGGCCGCTTCC
This Arthrobacter sp. zg-Y20 DNA region includes the following protein-coding sequences:
- a CDS encoding SDR family oxidoreductase; its protein translation is MEKKILVTGAGRGIGAAIAAALAEAGCTVALHTGHDGEAARRVAAALPGTGHAVVVGDLSSPEECERVFAEAVGTLGGLDVLVNNAGVFRAQPVTSGSYTDWQQAWRQTLDVNLVAPANLCRLMADHLMSRPQGPDGGRLVNVGSRGAFRGEPENPAYAASKAGLHALTQSLALSLAPHGVFAAAVAPGFVDTRMGRPALEGESGVAIRAQSPFNRVAEPEEVAATVAWLATEAPVWTSGTIIDVNGASYLR